One Primulina huaijiensis isolate GDHJ02 chromosome 8, ASM1229523v2, whole genome shotgun sequence genomic region harbors:
- the LOC140982341 gene encoding uncharacterized protein isoform X1 gives MALFRPSSGDVTGFKVFFVLVVLYGLISCLAYLVIQMKFITPLGFDAPLDRFSEARAIEHIRVLAEDIGGRQEGSPGLRQAAKYIKTQLEMIKERAGSDFRIEIEETTVNGSFNMIFLGQSLTLTYRNHTNIQMRISSINSLDTDSSVLLNGHFDTPPGSPGAGDCGSCVASLLELARLTVDSGWIPPRPVIFLFNGAEELFMLGSHGFITTHRWRDTIGAFIDVEASGTGGFDLVCQSGPGSWPSYVYAQSAVYPMANSAAQDVFGAIPGDTDYRMFAKDYGDIPGLDIIFLLGGYFYHTSSDTVERIIPGSMQARGDNLFSVMKAFANSSKLLNAQERVSFTAAAGTSEGERAVFFDYFSQFLVFYSRRLAVVLHSIPIAIFLLMPLLLRLPTGGLICTFATYYDFLKGLLYHASGIILAIIFPVTFAILRLLFCEHSMNWFANPHLAFFMFVPCSIVGLLVPRVLWRQFPLSQEFSAFSLPREELVDEARFWGAFGFYSFITLVYLLSGLSGGFMTFFISVFMVPAWISFCLSVKCFGRKSLRSTACYVVPLIPCLMYSVYFGGFLAMFVIEKMGMTGSLPPPYGYFVPDVIAAALIGLVTGWCVGPVLPVVEKWVAKSSIVGFLLQVTILALAVSSQFFPYSQDAPKRVVLQHTIETIDANHILEASFDFAVVDSNSLMFVFKHAPAVVKELHANPEISFDTVNQSNFQRWKGIFPISSLFSRSLKFPAKTDDISSQYSHFPYLSTDNYQLIRVGGPRRVYLEFTLGSLEQVWVAVLNITGPLSNWSFANNVVPAPVEFGNGPPSYICRLSGAGRENWTFWLEASNSEALKVEIAVVDLHLTEPTKKLKALFPNWMDVTTFTTFISTYFF, from the exons ATGGCGCTATTCCGTCCGAGCTCCGGCGATGTCACCGGATTCAAAGTATTTTTCGTTCTCGTGGTTCTCTACGGGCTCATCTCATGTCTCGCCTACTTGGTTATTCAAATGAAGTTCATCACGCCTCTCGGCTTTGACGCACCGCTGGATCGCTTTTCTGAAGCTAGAGCTATCGAGCATATTCGCGTTTTGGCGGAAGACATCGGCGGCCGGCAG GAGGGAAGTCCAGGTTTAAGACAGGCAGCAAAGTACATTAAAACACAGTTAgaaatgataaaagaaagaGCTGGATCTGATTTTAG GATAGAGATCGAAGAAACCACAGTTAATGGCTCATTCAATATGATTTTTTTGGGGCAGAGCTTAACACTAACTTATAGAAATCATACAAATATCCAAATGAG GATTTCATCGATAAATTCTCTAGACACTGACTCGTCGGTGTTATTGAACGGTCACTTTGATACCCCACCTGGTTCTCCAGGAGCTGGTGATTGTGGTTCATGTGTTG CATCATTACTAGAACTAGCAAGGCTCACAGTAGATTCTGGTTGGATTCCTCCTAGGCCTGTTATATTCTTATTTAATGGAGCAGAAGAATTATTTATGCTG GGTTCACATGGCTTCATTACAACACATAGATGGCGGGATACAATAGGAGCTTTTATCGATGTTGAGGCATCTGGGACAGGAGGCTTTG ATTTAGTGTGCCAATCTGGTCCCGGATCTTGGCCTTCATATGTTTATGCCCAATCAGCAGTATATCCAATGGCAAACAGTGCAGCTCAG GATGTTTTTGGCGCAATTCCTGGGGATACAGACTATAGAATGTTTGCCAAAGATTATGGAGATATTCCTGGTTTGGATATTATCTTTCTCCTTGGAGGTTATTTTTACCACACATCCTCAGATACCGTGGAAAGAATAAT ACCTGGAAGCATGCAAGCGCGTGGGGACAATTTGTTTAGTGTGATGAAAGCTTTTGCTAATTCTTCTAAGTTATTAAATGCCCAAGAGCGAGTATCATTTACAGCTGCTGCTGGCACATCCGAAGGTGAAAGAGCAGTTTTCTTTGATTACTTCTCACAGTTCTTG GTCTTTTATTCAAGAAGGCTAGCGGTGGTGCTTCACAGTATTCCAATTGCTATCTTCCTCCTCATGCCTCTTTTATTGCGCTTGCCAACTGGGGGTTTAATTTGTACCTTTGCCACCTATTATGACTTCCTGAAAG GATTACTGTACCATGCGAGCGGAATTATACTGGCCATTATTTTTCCTGTGACTTTTGCTATCTTGCGGTTGCTATTCTGTGAACATTCAATGAACTG GTTTGCTAATCCGCACTTGGCGTTTTTTATGTTCGTACCCTGCTCAATTGTTGGTCTGTTAGTTCCAAGAGTGCTTTGGAGACAATTTCCTCTTTCTCAAGAGTTTTCTGCCTTTTCATTACCAAGAGAG GAATTGGTTGATGAAGCTCGGTTTTGGGGAGCATTTGGATTCTATTCCTTTATTACCCTG GTGTACCTTTTATCAGGGTTGAGTGGCGGTTTTATGACATTCTTTATATCAGTTTTTATGGTCCCTGCATGGATCTCCTTTTGTTTATCGGTCAAGTGCTTTGGTCGCAAATCTCTCAG GTCAACAGCATGCTATGTCGTCCCATTGATACCTTGCTTGATGTACTCCGTCTATTTTGGGGGATTTCTTGCTATGTTTGTAATCGAGAAAATGGGCATGACAGGGTCTCTTCCACCCCCCTATG GGTATTTTGTTCCTGATGTTATAGCTGCAGCTTTAATTGGACTTGTAACTGGCTGGTGTGTTGGTCCTGTTTTACCTGTTGTTGAAAAGTGGGTAGCAAAATCATCAATTGTCGGATTTTTGCTGCAAGTTACCATACTTGCTTTGGCTGTGTCATCGCAATTTTTTCCCTATAGCCAAGATGCACCTAAGAGAGTTGTACTTCAGCATACTATTGAAACTATAG ATGCAAACCACATATTGGAAGCTAGCTTCGATTTTGCAGTAGTGGACTCAAATTCCCTAATGTTTGTGTTTAAACATGCGCCAGCGGTGGTGAAGGAACTTCATGCCAATCCAGAAATTAGTTTTGACACTGTGAATCAGTCAAATTTTCAGAGATGGAAG GGTATATTTCCAATATCTTCTCTGTTCTCAAGAAGCTTAAAGTTTCCTGCTAAAACAGATGATATCTCGAGTCAGTATAGTCATTTCCCATATTTATCAACGGACAATTACCAGCTTATTCGAGTTGGAGGACCTCGGAGAGTCTACTTGGAATTCACCTTGGG TTCTTTAGAGCAGGTGTGGGTTGCTGTCCTTAACATTACAGGTCCATTATCTAATTGGTCTTTCGCAAACAATGTAGTTCCAG CTCCGGTGGAGTTCGGGAATGGGCCACCATCGTATATATGCAGACTGAGTGGTGCGGGCCGTGAAAACTGGACCTTTTGGTTGGAG GCAAGTAATTCTGAAGCTTTAAAGGTTGAGATTGCTGTAGTGGACCTACATTTAACCGAGCCAACGAAGAAGTTGAAAGCCCTTTTTCCTAATTGGATGGATGTTACTACGTTTACAACTTTCATCTCTACCTATTTCTTCTGA
- the LOC140982342 gene encoding large ribosomal subunit protein uL22y, with protein MVKYSREPDNATKSCKSRGSDLRVHFKNTRETAHAIRKLPLAKAKRYLEDVLAHKQAIPFTRYCGGVGRTAQAKNRHSNGQGRWPAKSAKFILDLLKNAESNAEVKGLDVDALFISHIQVNQAQKQRRRTYRAHGRINPYMSSPCHIELILSEKEEPVKKEPESQLAASKPRKA; from the exons ATG GTGAAATACTCGAGAGAGCCTGATAACGCCACGAAAT CCTGTAAATCTAGGGGATCTGATCTCCGAGTTCATTTCAAG AATACTAGGGAAACTGCCCATGCCATCAGAAAGCTGCCTCTAGCCAAGGCCAAAAGGTATTTGGAGGATGTCCTTGCCCACAAGCAGGCCATTCCTTTCACTCGCTACTGCGGTGGTGTTGGCAGAACCGCTCAGGCAAAGAACAGGCATTCCAATGGACAGGGTCGCTGGCCTGCGAAATCTGCTAAGTTTATCTTGGATTTACTGAAGAATGCTGAGAGTAACGCGGAG GTGAAAGGCTTGGATGTGGATGCGCTTTTCATTTCCCACATTCAAGTTAACCAGGCTCAGAAGCAGAGGCGTCGTACATACCGCGCACATGGGAGAATAAATC CTTACATGTCATCTCCTTGCCACATTGAATTGATTCTATCTGAAAAGGAAGAACCTGTGAAAAAGGAG CCTGAATCTCAGTTGGCAGCAAGCAAGCCTAGGAAAGCTTGA
- the LOC140982816 gene encoding mannosyl-oligosaccharide glucosidase GCS1-like codes for MTRLSRRNPQVRARSSPDVDSSFNDHNSDREKRKIGGRSSNLKWIIALITKISVLFGIIVFVIYFMKDFLNPVKETVKPRVITPLSAPKLMDLPMFQGDHRESLYWGTYRPNVYFGIRARTPQSLLAGLMWIGVKDGRYLMRHVCQDSDELSTYGWSQHNGRDYGRQVLVDQDLTLTTSFLKSKDKDSAYGGDWGVRIEAQSEKSGEDMDKIVHLFFYMADEGGSVLSLGGNNMGIHDNHILAFGSRNDVGSWQLHLESKDEFELHYAGFKTPHIHNLSDLVQVNLGTQARKIGRLQLSDTSDDAPNVLVFQIAAMIPFKADIAFVSGSSGSSLSTEERVKSFIGDSFSSRLDQKKSQFEDKFQEVFNMSDELDSEAMTVGQAALGNLLGGIGYFYGQSKISHPPYSTIVGDNYILYWPAELYTAVPSRPFFPRGFLWDEGFHQLLIWRWDIHISLDIIGHWLDLINTDGWIPREQILGAEALSKVPSEFVLQHPNNGNPPTLFLVLRDLVCGMKRNKFAAAERNAISIFLQQAFVRLDAWFQWFNTTQSGKEVNTYFWHGRDDTTIRELNPKSLSSGFDDYPRASHPSEDERHLDLRCWMQLAADCMHSISEFLEDKDTGKEYGLTAKLLSDFELLNQMHFDYAYGAYFDYGNHSEKVRLSWRIVENAGNYPTRELVREVLEKPELKLVPHIGYVSLFPFMGRLIPPESWILEKQLDLISNKSTLWTNYGLRSLAKTSSIYMQRNTEHDPPYWRGQIWMNMNYLILSSLHYYSEVDGPYKDRAKVIYNDLRNNLIRNVIRNYNETGYLWEQYDPKKGKGKGARPFTGWTALIVLIMAEAYTDC; via the exons ATGACCCGACTTTCCCGAAGGAACCCACAAGTCAGAGCAAGGTCGTCTCCGGATGTTGATTCGTCGTTCAATGACCATAATTCCGATCGGGAAAAGAGAAAAATCGGTGGTAGAAGCAGTAATTTGAAGTGGATAATAGCTTTGATCACCAAAATTTCGGTGCTTTTTGGAATTATAGTCTtcgttatttattttatgaaggATTTCTTAAACCCTGTGAAGGAGACTGTAAAACCCAGAGTCATCACTCCGTTATCTGCCCCCAAGCTGATGGATCTTCCTATG TTTCAAGGGGATCACAGAGAGAGTTTATACTGGGGAACATATAGGCCTAATGTGTACTTTGGGATTCGCGCACG GACTCCGCAGTCTCTGCTTGCTGGTTTGATGTGGATTGGGGTGAAGGATGGAAGATATCTTATGCGGCATGTTTGTCAAGATTCAGATGAGCTATCGACTTATGGTTGGTCACAACATAATGGACGTGATTATGGACGTCAGGTATTGGTTGACCAAGATCTGACATTGACAAcaagttttttaaaatcaaaggaTAAAGATAGTGCTTACGGAGGAGATTGGGGAGTGCGGATTGAAGCCCAAAGTGAAAA ATCTGGTGAAGATATGGATAAAATCGTGCATTTGTTCTTTTACATGGCTGATGAAGGTGGGTCTGTTCTAAGTTTGGGTGGGAACAACATGGGCATCCATGACAACCATATCCTAGCCTTTGGTTCACGAAATGATGTTGGTAGTTGGCAGCTGCATTTAGAATCAAAG GATGAATTTGAGCTCCACTATGCTGGTTTCAAGACGCCTCACATTCACAATCTATCTGATCTTGTCCAAGTTAATCTTGGAACCCAG GCTAGAAAAATTGGTCGGTTACAGCTTTCAGATACATCTGATGATGCTCCAAACGTATTAGTTTTTCAG ATAGCTGCCATGATTCCCTTCAAAGCCGATATTGCATTTGTATCAGGATCTAGTGGTTCTAGTTTAAGTACTGAAGAACGTGTCAAAAGCTTTATAG GTGACTCATTTAGCAGCCGTTTAGATCAGAAGAAGAGTCAATTTGAAGATAAATTCCAAGAAGTCTTTAACATGTCTGATGAG CTTGATTCTGAAGCCATGACTGTGGGTCAAGCTGCTCTTGGGAATTTGTTGGGTGGGATTGGCTACTTTTATGGCCAATCAAAAATTTCACATCCACCTTACTCTACT ATAGTTGgtgataattatatattatattggcCAGCTGAACTGTACACAGCAGTGCCAAGTCGACCCTTCTTTCCAAGGGGTTTTTTGTGGGATGAAGGCTTTCATCAACTTCTGATCTG GCGTTGGGATATTCACATTTCTTTGGACATCATCGGGCATTGGTTAGATCTCATAAATACTGATGGATGGATTCCACGTGAGCAAATTTTAGGTGCCGAAGCCTTAAG TAAGGTACCATCGGAGTTTGTGCTTCAGCATCCAAATAACGGAAATCCTCCAACATTGTTTTTGGTTTTACGAG ATTTGGTTTGTGGCATGAAGAGAAACAAGTTTGCTGCTGCTGAAAGGAATGCCATCTCAATTTTCTTACAGCAAGCATTTGTTCGCCTTGATGCATGGTTTCAATGGTTTAATACTACCCAATCAG GAAAAGAAGTGAATACCTACTTTTGGCATGGAAGAGATGACACAACCATTCGTGAACTGAATCCAAAG TCGTTATCATCTGGATTTGACGATTATCCACGTGCATCGCACCCCAGTGAAGATGAGCGTCACTTGGATCTTAGATGCTGGATGCAGCTTGCTGCAGATTGCATGCACTCCATTTCAGAGTTCCTTGAGGACAAAGACACTGGAAAG GAGTATGGCTTGACAGCGAAATTGCTCTCGGATTTTGAGCTTTTAAACCAA ATGCATTTTGATTATGCTTATGGagcctattttgattatgggaATCATTCAGAGAAG GTTCGTCTAAGTTGGCGAATAGTAGAGAATGCAGGCAATTATCCTACTCGTGAACTTGTACGCGAAGTTTTAGAGAAACCTGAGTTGAAACTGGTTCCACATATTGGCTATGTCAGCCTTTTCCCCTTTATGGGTAGGCTTATACCACCA GAATCATGGATATTAGAAAAACAGCTTGATCTGATCTCAAACAAGAGTACTCTGTGGACGAACTATGGACTCAGATCTCTAGCCAAAACAAG CTCAATATACATGCAACGCAACACTGAACACGACCCACCATACTGGAGAGGGCAAATTTGGATGAACATGAATTATCTGATTCTCTCCTCACTTCACTATTATTCAGAAg TTGATGGACCATACAAAGACCGAGCCAAAGTCATTTACAATGACTTGAGGAACAATTTGATCCG AAATGTGATTAGGAACTATAATGAGACTGGCTACTTGTGGGAACAGTATGATCCAAAGAAAGGTAAGGGGAAAGGTGCTCGGCCATTCACCGGTTGGACAGCACTCATAGTTTTGATCATGGCGGAAGCATATACCGACTGTTAA
- the LOC140982341 gene encoding uncharacterized protein isoform X2, protein MIFLGQSLTLTYRNHTNIQMRISSINSLDTDSSVLLNGHFDTPPGSPGAGDCGSCVASLLELARLTVDSGWIPPRPVIFLFNGAEELFMLGSHGFITTHRWRDTIGAFIDVEASGTGGFDLVCQSGPGSWPSYVYAQSAVYPMANSAAQDVFGAIPGDTDYRMFAKDYGDIPGLDIIFLLGGYFYHTSSDTVERIIPGSMQARGDNLFSVMKAFANSSKLLNAQERVSFTAAAGTSEGERAVFFDYFSQFLVFYSRRLAVVLHSIPIAIFLLMPLLLRLPTGGLICTFATYYDFLKGLLYHASGIILAIIFPVTFAILRLLFCEHSMNWFANPHLAFFMFVPCSIVGLLVPRVLWRQFPLSQEFSAFSLPREELVDEARFWGAFGFYSFITLVYLLSGLSGGFMTFFISVFMVPAWISFCLSVKCFGRKSLRSTACYVVPLIPCLMYSVYFGGFLAMFVIEKMGMTGSLPPPYGYFVPDVIAAALIGLVTGWCVGPVLPVVEKWVAKSSIVGFLLQVTILALAVSSQFFPYSQDAPKRVVLQHTIETIDANHILEASFDFAVVDSNSLMFVFKHAPAVVKELHANPEISFDTVNQSNFQRWKGIFPISSLFSRSLKFPAKTDDISSQYSHFPYLSTDNYQLIRVGGPRRVYLEFTLGSLEQVWVAVLNITGPLSNWSFANNVVPAPVEFGNGPPSYICRLSGAGRENWTFWLEASNSEALKVEIAVVDLHLTEPTKKLKALFPNWMDVTTFTTFISTYFF, encoded by the exons ATGATTTTTTTGGGGCAGAGCTTAACACTAACTTATAGAAATCATACAAATATCCAAATGAG GATTTCATCGATAAATTCTCTAGACACTGACTCGTCGGTGTTATTGAACGGTCACTTTGATACCCCACCTGGTTCTCCAGGAGCTGGTGATTGTGGTTCATGTGTTG CATCATTACTAGAACTAGCAAGGCTCACAGTAGATTCTGGTTGGATTCCTCCTAGGCCTGTTATATTCTTATTTAATGGAGCAGAAGAATTATTTATGCTG GGTTCACATGGCTTCATTACAACACATAGATGGCGGGATACAATAGGAGCTTTTATCGATGTTGAGGCATCTGGGACAGGAGGCTTTG ATTTAGTGTGCCAATCTGGTCCCGGATCTTGGCCTTCATATGTTTATGCCCAATCAGCAGTATATCCAATGGCAAACAGTGCAGCTCAG GATGTTTTTGGCGCAATTCCTGGGGATACAGACTATAGAATGTTTGCCAAAGATTATGGAGATATTCCTGGTTTGGATATTATCTTTCTCCTTGGAGGTTATTTTTACCACACATCCTCAGATACCGTGGAAAGAATAAT ACCTGGAAGCATGCAAGCGCGTGGGGACAATTTGTTTAGTGTGATGAAAGCTTTTGCTAATTCTTCTAAGTTATTAAATGCCCAAGAGCGAGTATCATTTACAGCTGCTGCTGGCACATCCGAAGGTGAAAGAGCAGTTTTCTTTGATTACTTCTCACAGTTCTTG GTCTTTTATTCAAGAAGGCTAGCGGTGGTGCTTCACAGTATTCCAATTGCTATCTTCCTCCTCATGCCTCTTTTATTGCGCTTGCCAACTGGGGGTTTAATTTGTACCTTTGCCACCTATTATGACTTCCTGAAAG GATTACTGTACCATGCGAGCGGAATTATACTGGCCATTATTTTTCCTGTGACTTTTGCTATCTTGCGGTTGCTATTCTGTGAACATTCAATGAACTG GTTTGCTAATCCGCACTTGGCGTTTTTTATGTTCGTACCCTGCTCAATTGTTGGTCTGTTAGTTCCAAGAGTGCTTTGGAGACAATTTCCTCTTTCTCAAGAGTTTTCTGCCTTTTCATTACCAAGAGAG GAATTGGTTGATGAAGCTCGGTTTTGGGGAGCATTTGGATTCTATTCCTTTATTACCCTG GTGTACCTTTTATCAGGGTTGAGTGGCGGTTTTATGACATTCTTTATATCAGTTTTTATGGTCCCTGCATGGATCTCCTTTTGTTTATCGGTCAAGTGCTTTGGTCGCAAATCTCTCAG GTCAACAGCATGCTATGTCGTCCCATTGATACCTTGCTTGATGTACTCCGTCTATTTTGGGGGATTTCTTGCTATGTTTGTAATCGAGAAAATGGGCATGACAGGGTCTCTTCCACCCCCCTATG GGTATTTTGTTCCTGATGTTATAGCTGCAGCTTTAATTGGACTTGTAACTGGCTGGTGTGTTGGTCCTGTTTTACCTGTTGTTGAAAAGTGGGTAGCAAAATCATCAATTGTCGGATTTTTGCTGCAAGTTACCATACTTGCTTTGGCTGTGTCATCGCAATTTTTTCCCTATAGCCAAGATGCACCTAAGAGAGTTGTACTTCAGCATACTATTGAAACTATAG ATGCAAACCACATATTGGAAGCTAGCTTCGATTTTGCAGTAGTGGACTCAAATTCCCTAATGTTTGTGTTTAAACATGCGCCAGCGGTGGTGAAGGAACTTCATGCCAATCCAGAAATTAGTTTTGACACTGTGAATCAGTCAAATTTTCAGAGATGGAAG GGTATATTTCCAATATCTTCTCTGTTCTCAAGAAGCTTAAAGTTTCCTGCTAAAACAGATGATATCTCGAGTCAGTATAGTCATTTCCCATATTTATCAACGGACAATTACCAGCTTATTCGAGTTGGAGGACCTCGGAGAGTCTACTTGGAATTCACCTTGGG TTCTTTAGAGCAGGTGTGGGTTGCTGTCCTTAACATTACAGGTCCATTATCTAATTGGTCTTTCGCAAACAATGTAGTTCCAG CTCCGGTGGAGTTCGGGAATGGGCCACCATCGTATATATGCAGACTGAGTGGTGCGGGCCGTGAAAACTGGACCTTTTGGTTGGAG GCAAGTAATTCTGAAGCTTTAAAGGTTGAGATTGCTGTAGTGGACCTACATTTAACCGAGCCAACGAAGAAGTTGAAAGCCCTTTTTCCTAATTGGATGGATGTTACTACGTTTACAACTTTCATCTCTACCTATTTCTTCTGA
- the LOC140982343 gene encoding signal peptidase complex subunit 1-like, producing MDWQGQKLAEQLMQLMLVIFAAVAFIAGYVLGSFQTMILIYTAGVVLTSLVTIPNWPFFNRHPLNWLDPNEAEKYPKPQPAANSGSKKKTSKK from the coding sequence ATGGATTGGCAGGGGCAGAAGCTAGCAGAGCAGCTGATGCAGCTGATGTTGGTAATTTTTGCAGCTGTGGCATTCATTGCAGGTTACGTGTTGGGGTCTTTTCAGACAATGATCCTTATCTACACAGCTGGAGTCGTGCTAACTTCTCTTGTTACCATCCCCAATTGGCCATTCTTCAACCGCCATCCTCTCAATTGGTTAGACCCAAACGAAGCTGAAAAGTATCCCAAGCCACAGCCTGCTGCTAATTCTGGCTCAAAAAAGAAGACATCGAAGAAGTAG